TACAAGACCTTTTCGAGGTCTTTCTGGGTCATGTCGAGCAACGCGCCGATACGGCTAGGCAAGCTCTTCAAAAACCAGATGTGTGCCACAGGCGTTGCAAGCACAATGTGCCCCAAACGCTCACGACGTACTTTAGACTGAATCACTTCAACGCCGCATTTTTCGCAAACGACGCCTCTGTGCTTCATTCTCTTGTACTTACCGCAAAGGCATTCGTAATCTTTGATAGGTCCAAAGATTTTAGCGCAGAATAGACCATCGCGTTCGGGCTTGAATGTCCGATAGTTGATGGTTTCTGGCTTCTTGACTTCACCGTATGACCAGTCCCGAATTTTGTCGGGGCTAGCCAATTGGATACGAATCGCATTGAAGCTTAAGGGATCTTTTGGCTTTTCGAAAAAGTTAAAAATGTCTTTCATGTTTTTGTCGGATCCATTTCATCGAGTAGCTGAACGTCTAGCGCCAAGCTCTGCAACTCTTTAATCAATACGTTAAAGGATTCAGGCACACCGGATTCTAAGACGTGTTCGCCCTTCACAATCGCTTCGTACATACGTGTTCTTCCGACCACGTCATCTGATTTGACTGTTAAGAATTCCTGAAGCGAATATGCCGCTCCATAAGCTTCCATCGCCCAGACTTCCATTTCCCCGAGTCTCTGACCACCGAATTGAGCTTTACCGCCCAATGGTTGCTGAGTGACCAAAGAATAAGGCCCAATAGAACGAGCGTGAATCTTATCATCAACCAAGTGATGCAACTTCAGCATGTACATCACGCCAACAGTTACGTCTTGATCGAACGGCTCACCCGTACGTCCATCAAACAAGATGGTCTGTCCGGTAATGTTCCTATCGCCCATCTCCAAAAGTGTTCCGATTTGAGACTCAAGCGCACCATCGAATACCGGAGTAGCCATGGAAACACCACGAGCAAGCTTCTTGACCAATTTCGGAATCTCTTTATCAGACAGGTCAGCTACCAAATCATCGTGTTTCTTATCCGCGAAGATTTGTTTGATTTCTGTCCGAACTTCAGAGACAGCGCGATGTTCGTCGAGCATGCGGTTCAGCTTTTGGCCCAGACCTTTAGCAGCCCAACCGAGGTGAGTCTCAAGAATCTGACCCACGTTCATACGGCTTGGCACACCTAAAGGATTCAGCACAAAGTCAACCGGCGTTCCATCTGGCAAGTACGGCATGTCTTCTTCAGGCAGCACGCGTGAGATAACACCTTTGTTACCGTGACGTCCGGCCATCTTATCGCCCGGCTGAAGCTTACGCTTCACGGCAACATAGACCTTAGCCATCTTGATAACGCCCGGTGGCAACTCATCGCCTTCTTTGAGGCGCTTAATACGCTCACCAAAGGCAGTGCGAACTTGCTCGGTTTGCTCCAGCACGTTTTTGACCATCTTTTGGATGCGGTCAGAAACCGGTGCGTCTGACAAAGCGATGTCACCAAAGTACTTCCAATCCACTTCGGAGAGGAGTGCCGGGGTAAGCTCATCGCCTTTCTTGATCAAAACTTTACCTTTTTCATCCACCAACTTGTTGAGCGTGACGCGGCCGGTTAACAGCTCGATCATGCGCTCCACAGAGGAGTTTCTGATGATTCGGATTTCATCGTTTTGGTCTTTGAGCAATTGCGCTTCGGACTCTTCTTCGTTGGCTCTGGCTCTGGAGTCTTTATCGATGCCTTTGCGAGTGAACACTTTGGCATCGATTACGGTTCCATTGGTACCTGGAGGCATGCGAAGACTGGTGTCGCGAACGTCACCTGCTTTTTCACCGAAGATGGCTCTTAAAAGCTTTTCTTCAGGAGATAGCTGAGACTCACCTTTTGGTGTAATCTTACCAACTAAGATATCGCCAGCTTTAACTTCAGCGCCGATGCGAACAATGCCCGCTTCGTCCAAGTCATGAAGGCTTTCTTCGCCAGCATTCGGGATATCTCTGGTGATTTCCTCAGGCCCAAGTTTGGTGTCTCGTGCAATACATTCATATTCTTCAATATGAATGGAAGTGTACAAGTCTTCTTTGAGCAAGCGTTCGGAAATCAAGATAGAATCTTCGAAGTTGTACCCATGCCATGGCATGAATGCGACCACCACGTTTCTACCCAAAGCCAATTCACCGCAGTCTGTTGAAGGACCGTCAGCAATCACGTCGCCAGCTTTAATCTTATCACCGAACGAAACGATCGGCTTTTGATTGAAGCAAGTGCTGTGGTTAGACCGTTGGAATTTGCTGAGCTTGTAGATATCGACTTGAGAGCCGGAATCATCCATTTCATTGGAATCAACCCGGACCACAATACGAGACGAGTCAACATAGTCGACAATACCGCCGCGTCTAGCAACTCTGCAAACACCGGAGTCCCGAGCAACCACGCCTTCCATGCCTGTTCCCACGAGTGGGGATTCAGAGCGAAGAAGCGGCACGGCCTGACGCTGCATGTTAGAACCCATCAAGGCTCTGTTCGCATCATCGTGCTCCAAGAATGGAATCAAACCTGCAGCGACCGACACCAGCTGATTTGGTGAAACGTCCATCAAGGTGATTTCTTCTGGTTTTTCAAGGGTCGTTTCGCCTGCCTTACGGACCTGCACGAAGGTATCCAAGAACGCACCAGACTTAGGATCAAGGCGCGAGTTAGCCTGAGCGATGATTTCGTTTTCTTCCTGCAAAGCAGATAGATAAACAATCTCATCAGATACATGGCCGTCTTTGACTTTTCGGTAAGGTGTTTCAACGAAACCGTAATCGTTCACGCGGGCATAAGTTGATAGAGACGCAATCAAACCAATGTTTTGGCCTTCAGGCGTTTCAATCGGACAGATACGACCGTAGTGAGTTGGATGCACGTCTCGAACTTCGAAACCTGCGCGCTCACGAGTCAAACCACCAGGTCCAAGGGCTGACAAACGACGCTTATGCGTGATTTCAGACAATGGGTTGGTTTGATCCATAAACTGCGAAAGCTGCGATGAACCAAAGAATTCTTTGATAACCGCTGCTACAGGCTTATTGTTCACCAAATCATGCGGCATGAGGGTTTCAACTTCTTGAACACTCATACGCTCTTTAATGGCGCGTTCCATACGAACCAGACCGATTCGATATTGGTTTTCAATCAATTCGCCTACAGCACGAACACGTCTGTTACCCAAGTGATCGATATCATCGAGCGAGCCATTGCCATTTCGAAGTTCGATTAAGTATTTAACCACTTCCAAGATGTCGCGTTTGGTCAACACACGGTTGGTCAAAGGCTCATCCAAAGTGAACTTATGATTAAACTTCAAACGACCGACTTCAGACAAGTCGTAGCGTTCTGGGTTGAAGAACAAGTTGTTAAACAAGTTTTCAGCCGTTTCCAATGTTGGTGGATCACCTGGACGCATGCGGCGATAAAGCTCTAAGAGAGCTTCTTCGCGGTTGGTCACTTTGTCACCAGCAATGGTATCGCGCAGGTAAGAACCGACGTTTAGGCCATCGATGAACAAGACTTCGATCTGCTTAAAGCCAGCTTCTTGCAAAGCTTCGAGCTTTTTCAAGGTCAAAACTTCGTTGCATTCAGCCAAAACTTCGCCAGAGTTGGTATTGATAACGTCTTTAGCCGAAATCAAACCAGCAACTTCTTCATCTTCCAGGTGCAAAGTCTTAATGCCGACTTCTTGCATCTTTTGGATGGAAAGCTTGGTGAATTTACGGTTTTTACGAACCAAAACTTCTTCTGTCTTAGGATTAACGATGTCTCTGGTAGCACGTTGACCCAGCAATAGTTCATAGTCCGCGACTTTAGAAAAGCCGTTCTTATGATCCAGCAAGAGCGTTTCTGTCTTATAGAAATAAGCCAGCAACTCCTCGGTCGAGTAACCCA
This sequence is a window from Myxococcota bacterium. Protein-coding genes within it:
- the rpoB gene encoding DNA-directed RNA polymerase subunit beta, coding for MATEIQQNFATRKNFAKIHTKLQIPSLIDIQRKSYEKFLQADIPWAARENTGLQAVFQSVFPIKDYNETASLEFVGYHLDHPKYDVDECRSRGMTFAAPIRVIVRLVIWDKDEALGTQSIRDVKEQEVYFGEIPLMTDFGTFIVNGTERVVVSQLHRSPGVFFDSDRGRTHSSGKLLYSARIIPYRGSWLDFEFDHKDLIYCRIDRRRKFLATILLKALGYSTEELLAYFYKTETLLLDHKNGFSKVADYELLLGQRATRDIVNPKTEEVLVRKNRKFTKLSIQKMQEVGIKTLHLEDEEVAGLISAKDVINTNSGEVLAECNEVLTLKKLEALQEAGFKQIEVLFIDGLNVGSYLRDTIAGDKVTNREEALLELYRRMRPGDPPTLETAENLFNNLFFNPERYDLSEVGRLKFNHKFTLDEPLTNRVLTKRDILEVVKYLIELRNGNGSLDDIDHLGNRRVRAVGELIENQYRIGLVRMERAIKERMSVQEVETLMPHDLVNNKPVAAVIKEFFGSSQLSQFMDQTNPLSEITHKRRLSALGPGGLTRERAGFEVRDVHPTHYGRICPIETPEGQNIGLIASLSTYARVNDYGFVETPYRKVKDGHVSDEIVYLSALQEENEIIAQANSRLDPKSGAFLDTFVQVRKAGETTLEKPEEITLMDVSPNQLVSVAAGLIPFLEHDDANRALMGSNMQRQAVPLLRSESPLVGTGMEGVVARDSGVCRVARRGGIVDYVDSSRIVVRVDSNEMDDSGSQVDIYKLSKFQRSNHSTCFNQKPIVSFGDKIKAGDVIADGPSTDCGELALGRNVVVAFMPWHGYNFEDSILISERLLKEDLYTSIHIEEYECIARDTKLGPEEITRDIPNAGEESLHDLDEAGIVRIGAEVKAGDILVGKITPKGESQLSPEEKLLRAIFGEKAGDVRDTSLRMPPGTNGTVIDAKVFTRKGIDKDSRARANEEESEAQLLKDQNDEIRIIRNSSVERMIELLTGRVTLNKLVDEKGKVLIKKGDELTPALLSEVDWKYFGDIALSDAPVSDRIQKMVKNVLEQTEQVRTAFGERIKRLKEGDELPPGVIKMAKVYVAVKRKLQPGDKMAGRHGNKGVISRVLPEEDMPYLPDGTPVDFVLNPLGVPSRMNVGQILETHLGWAAKGLGQKLNRMLDEHRAVSEVRTEIKQIFADKKHDDLVADLSDKEIPKLVKKLARGVSMATPVFDGALESQIGTLLEMGDRNITGQTILFDGRTGEPFDQDVTVGVMYMLKLHHLVDDKIHARSIGPYSLVTQQPLGGKAQFGGQRLGEMEVWAMEAYGAAYSLQEFLTVKSDDVVGRTRMYEAIVKGEHVLESGVPESFNVLIKELQSLALDVQLLDEMDPTKT